A portion of the Pseudoalteromonas luteoviolacea genome contains these proteins:
- a CDS encoding phage portal protein family protein yields MSKPHLSYKGYRALQKAFSMSKTDPALWAMMRELPNPDPILRKAGKSSFIYDEIARDAHVIGELRSLRSGMFAFNAELVPGGDDEASMKSYEIAKTLMASSPAKNTQWMDIDWHNYSAILHGFAVTHLGKFEKQDNAWIPSTIEQWPAGRFAFNSDHELLVKTRENPEGEPINEDRWTCVRHMPEAKNPYGIALLSSCFWPWMFKHGGFKFFVQLCERFGVPFPVGKYRPGMQDKDIDELVEGLAKLLTDGIAVIPDDASLDIIESKMSGEPVQLQLINLCNSEMSKALTSQTLATEQKAGARAASETHAKRAGENQRADRALVSGYRNQLLETIHRVNFDGGEPPKYVWRDKKEINLETVNVIRESARMVPVSEDYVYKTLGIPKPQKGAALLEIKDDGQGISTPAKQDFSSDQQGTDIQTFDEFDQATDAEIRKIFEFAKHANNLDELKQNILDEFPNISNSALAEVAVKAFELEVLEGMNEANQQEI; encoded by the coding sequence ATGTCTAAACCCCACTTAAGTTATAAGGGCTATCGCGCACTACAAAAAGCCTTTTCGATGAGTAAAACAGACCCTGCTTTATGGGCCATGATGCGAGAATTGCCAAACCCCGATCCGATATTACGCAAAGCAGGTAAAAGCTCGTTCATATATGACGAGATAGCACGCGATGCCCATGTAATTGGCGAATTGCGTAGTTTGCGCTCAGGTATGTTCGCATTTAATGCTGAACTGGTGCCAGGAGGCGATGACGAAGCAAGCATGAAAAGCTATGAGATTGCAAAGACCCTCATGGCATCAAGCCCCGCAAAAAATACCCAGTGGATGGACATCGATTGGCACAACTACAGTGCAATTTTACATGGATTTGCAGTAACCCATTTAGGCAAGTTCGAAAAACAAGACAACGCGTGGATACCTAGCACAATTGAACAATGGCCAGCAGGGCGCTTTGCATTTAATTCAGATCACGAGCTCCTTGTTAAAACCCGCGAAAATCCCGAAGGCGAGCCCATCAATGAGGACCGCTGGACCTGTGTGCGCCATATGCCAGAAGCTAAAAACCCATATGGTATTGCGCTTTTAAGTAGCTGCTTTTGGCCTTGGATGTTTAAGCATGGCGGCTTTAAGTTTTTTGTTCAGTTATGCGAGCGCTTTGGCGTGCCGTTTCCCGTTGGGAAATACCGTCCAGGCATGCAAGACAAAGATATAGATGAATTAGTCGAGGGTTTAGCAAAGCTGCTAACTGATGGTATTGCCGTTATACCAGATGACGCGAGTTTAGACATTATCGAAAGCAAAATGTCTGGTGAACCAGTTCAGCTTCAGCTTATTAATTTGTGTAACTCAGAAATGAGTAAAGCGCTGACATCTCAAACGCTTGCAACAGAACAAAAAGCCGGTGCACGTGCAGCGAGTGAGACACACGCTAAACGCGCGGGTGAAAACCAACGGGCTGATAGGGCGCTTGTCTCTGGTTATCGAAACCAGCTACTCGAAACGATTCATAGAGTGAATTTTGATGGTGGCGAACCACCCAAATATGTCTGGAGAGACAAGAAAGAGATCAACCTCGAAACAGTAAACGTGATAAGGGAGTCAGCACGTATGGTGCCTGTTTCAGAAGATTATGTTTACAAGACTTTAGGCATTCCCAAGCCTCAAAAAGGTGCTGCGTTGCTAGAAATTAAAGACGATGGTCAAGGCATTTCTACGCCAGCAAAACAGGACTTTTCAAGTGACCAACAAGGCACTGACATCCAAACTTTTGACGAGTTTGACCAGGCAACAGATGCCGAAATTAGAAAGATTTTTGAGTTTGCAAAACACGCAAACAACCTAGACGAACTAAAACAAAACATCCTTGATGAGTTCCCAAATATCTCCAATTCAGCCCTAGCAGAAGTTGCTGTAAAGGCGTTTGAATTGGAGGTTTTAGAAGGAATGAACGAGGCAAATCAACAGGAGATTTAA
- a CDS encoding sulfotransferase, whose translation MTKKIFVLGLPRTGTTSLCIASLNIGLKTAHTAYTQNALITAEFIADTPIFNDYMKLYKAFPNAKLVYLERDLAQWVPSIRRLLQRMLPKLQKQGGGFNDTLKRCYFETFPNLNEHLLNDDGYLIECYNAHHKRFESFIEMNDVEYLKVNLSDPNSNTSFAKFMSVPSVEVPHVNKRGKVTAWNDIKHPLKVESTRNGKVDKDSSLYLFNQ comes from the coding sequence ATGACAAAAAAAATTTTCGTTCTAGGCCTTCCGAGGACTGGAACGACAAGCTTGTGTATTGCAAGCCTCAATATCGGACTCAAAACTGCACATACAGCCTACACACAAAATGCATTAATAACCGCTGAATTCATTGCAGACACCCCAATTTTCAATGACTATATGAAACTTTATAAAGCATTTCCGAATGCAAAGTTAGTCTATCTTGAACGTGATCTAGCGCAATGGGTTCCCTCAATCAGGCGTTTATTGCAAAGAATGTTGCCAAAATTACAAAAGCAGGGTGGTGGTTTTAATGACACTTTAAAACGTTGTTATTTCGAAACTTTTCCTAATTTAAATGAGCATCTACTCAACGATGATGGTTATTTAATTGAATGTTATAATGCACATCATAAACGGTTTGAGTCTTTTATTGAGATGAATGATGTAGAGTATTTAAAAGTTAACTTATCTGATCCTAACAGCAATACAAGCTTCGCAAAGTTTATGTCTGTACCAAGTGTTGAAGTTCCTCATGTTAACAAGCGAGGTAAGGTAACCGCTTGGAATGATATAAAGCATCCTTTGAAGGTAGAGTCGACTAGGAATGGTAAAGTTGATAAAGATTCTTCTTTATATCTTTTCAATCAGTAA
- a CDS encoding phage minor head protein, which translates to MSDTTPQYGQLVKFDEAISNLKSKVQIPTESYKDLLGHIHARAFTVAGATKAELLDDLYKDVLAAIENGETITDFRARFDKTVAKHGWSYNGKRGWRTQVIYQNNKNTARAAGRWQQQERIKHRKPYLLYLTAGDSRVRPQHNAWNYILLPIEHNFWHTHYPPNGWNCRCKVVSMSDADIKRMGLTVTPDSALSSYQKPFIEVDPKTGEELERLPGIDLGWDYNPGLAWLGADKATGQMLAKLDHQIREVATPIFNAAINEGKDYFKSQVSTVAAKQAIGKPEAGTKLTLGHLHPKLFKSVLDVAPETKSTLVVIDEAMLKTAIQVIGFEQTTELMKLVQAQANSTFNQSVLQFAANGVQITIQIDPDMNRVVEVKLVDV; encoded by the coding sequence ATGTCCGATACAACACCTCAATATGGCCAACTCGTAAAATTCGACGAGGCCATTTCAAATCTAAAATCAAAAGTTCAAATACCAACTGAGTCGTACAAGGATTTACTTGGCCACATACATGCTCGCGCGTTTACTGTTGCTGGAGCTACCAAAGCTGAATTGTTAGATGATTTATATAAAGATGTACTTGCTGCAATTGAAAATGGTGAGACGATCACCGACTTTAGAGCGCGCTTTGACAAAACCGTTGCCAAACATGGTTGGTCATACAATGGAAAACGCGGTTGGCGAACTCAAGTAATTTATCAAAACAATAAAAACACAGCGCGGGCAGCTGGCCGATGGCAACAGCAGGAACGAATAAAACATCGCAAACCGTATCTTTTATATTTAACTGCAGGTGACTCGCGAGTAAGACCGCAACATAACGCGTGGAATTATATTCTTTTACCAATTGAACATAATTTCTGGCACACACATTATCCGCCGAACGGTTGGAACTGTAGGTGTAAAGTCGTGAGCATGAGTGACGCAGACATAAAGCGCATGGGTTTAACTGTTACACCTGATTCAGCTTTATCCTCATACCAAAAACCATTTATTGAAGTTGATCCAAAAACAGGTGAAGAGCTAGAACGTTTGCCAGGTATAGATTTAGGTTGGGATTACAATCCTGGTCTTGCATGGTTAGGTGCAGACAAGGCAACAGGCCAGATGTTAGCAAAGCTCGATCACCAAATTCGAGAAGTGGCGACGCCAATTTTTAATGCCGCTATAAATGAAGGCAAAGATTATTTTAAATCTCAGGTTTCGACAGTTGCAGCAAAGCAAGCGATAGGAAAGCCAGAGGCTGGAACGAAATTAACGCTAGGGCACTTGCATCCGAAATTATTCAAATCAGTTTTAGATGTGGCACCTGAGACAAAAAGCACGCTGGTAGTTATTGATGAAGCAATGCTAAAAACAGCGATTCAAGTTATTGGGTTTGAGCAAACGACTGAATTAATGAAGTTGGTCCAAGCTCAAGCAAACTCTACATTTAACCAAAGCGTTCTGCAGTTCGCAGCAAACGGAGTTCAGATCACAATTCAAATCGACCCAGACATGAATCGTGTTGTTGAAGTTAAGCTTGTTGATGTTTAA
- a CDS encoding hybrid sensor histidine kinase/response regulator, with product MGLRLSINLVFLVLVTALPNVCFADIPLLTNQYSVKKLTAEDGFVSSEIYSIIQDQQGLLWFGTAENGVMRYDGRKVTLFEFDSESENGLSHNDAGNLMLDKDGIIWIGTWGGGASRYNPKTGQFENFFNDPSKPDSISANRIQSLFHDLDGTIWLGSYDSGLNKYLNAGKFKHIKKATTTNVGLSHNRIWGIENQGEDSLWVATSYGLNLYNQKENTFKYYFPDPQNKTPTGANEIRHVLKSSQGVVYVGTQKGPFILDPESNTFKVIGIVKGEHLGQVNSMIEDHEGYIWFVTSRGVFRRDERTDSIMKLDLEHSSGARIIFEDSANIIWITNELHGIFKLVPHRKFKSIDSDELTAPNEIVADKQGDILIANSNSKLFKWDTSERKLEALTNEVFSQEYGFDPNRLLERPVLYLDKSNIVWIAQDNGLAMFDLNTNELKLITYPTDQKNYEQFREIRALSVDKQGNLWIGTYKNGIYIYNVSLQKFKHLGEEYGLSHPEVLTIYKDKSQNMWVGTGDGVNLWQDEQQTFLSFVNNKQSSNSLLGSIVQDIYETHDGKIWIATQQGLNLYKLSENRFVHFNTKNGLPSNLIRSVSDDEQGNLWLTTNKGITKFSPSSGKVVNFDSQNGLLGLNYYPNSLIKGDLNLLFTNSQRGIEYFSTRAQQTTFNEPSLVLTGFSKMGLPIQLDKPYSYVTDIYVSYLDYIFSFEFSVLDFHSPNKNLYAYKLEGYDDNWIDIGNRNTASFTNLDGGTYQFKVKATNSSGEWGSNILSVNVHVSPPPWKTWWAYSIYTFIIISSIFLVVYLRTKLQKIEIKRQKQFVVQLEKQVSEKTASLETQARKLEGALKKAEEATRLKSEFLANMSHEIRTPMNGVIGMLELLKNSGLTSEQSHSVNIASTSAHSLLTLINDILDFSKIEADKLELEFVDFDIRLLLEHLSESMALAAQEKGVSIILDFADIQTPMVKSDPGRIRQIITNIVSNAIKFTERGEILITASVQQSNTPYHYDFICSVNDTGIGIPKEKLPTLFDSFIQVDASTTRKYGGTGLGLSITKKLCQLLNGDITVTSTAGVGSCFKVHCLLKQSYEENPKAVSLAHMNITVLLVDAISSSNQAIRKQLEFWGVTVLEASNADQALRFIVQAPVNIVLFNKRLPGLSGELMAIDIKKKNEAIKLVMMTRLNEQYETIENSSIKLDGSYTKPTTKNDLIKALATVNSDIQSLIQDKVEQTSPTPNTHKFAPQTRVLLVEDNKVNQMVAMRILDNLGLTTDVAENGVEALKILKSVDKEQGVYSIILMDCQMPLMDGYETTRNIRASKVDDHTAKIPIIAMTANAMQGDREKCLEAGMDDYITKPIETDKVCEKLRYWLENKSSRSA from the coding sequence ATGGGTTTACGGCTTTCAATCAACTTAGTCTTTTTGGTATTAGTGACCGCATTGCCTAATGTATGCTTTGCAGACATACCGCTCTTAACGAATCAATATTCAGTCAAAAAGTTAACAGCTGAAGATGGTTTTGTCTCATCTGAAATTTATTCAATTATTCAAGATCAACAAGGGTTGCTCTGGTTCGGTACCGCTGAAAATGGTGTGATGCGCTATGATGGCCGAAAGGTCACTCTGTTTGAATTTGACAGTGAGTCGGAAAATGGCTTATCTCACAATGATGCTGGGAACTTAATGTTAGACAAAGATGGAATTATTTGGATAGGAACCTGGGGAGGTGGTGCTAGTCGATATAATCCAAAGACTGGACAATTTGAAAATTTCTTTAACGATCCCAGCAAGCCTGATTCCATTTCTGCAAATAGAATACAATCTCTGTTTCATGACTTGGACGGTACAATTTGGTTAGGTTCTTATGATAGCGGGCTAAACAAGTATCTGAATGCTGGTAAGTTTAAGCACATAAAAAAAGCGACCACGACAAATGTTGGTTTATCACATAATAGAATTTGGGGGATCGAAAATCAGGGGGAAGATAGCCTCTGGGTTGCAACAAGTTATGGGTTGAATTTATATAATCAAAAAGAAAATACATTTAAATATTATTTTCCTGACCCACAAAATAAAACCCCCACCGGTGCAAACGAAATTAGGCATGTATTAAAGTCATCTCAAGGCGTTGTATATGTTGGTACTCAGAAAGGCCCATTTATTCTTGATCCCGAAAGTAACACTTTTAAAGTGATAGGTATAGTCAAAGGGGAACATTTGGGTCAAGTTAACTCCATGATCGAAGACCATGAAGGATATATTTGGTTTGTAACTAGCCGAGGCGTTTTCAGAAGAGATGAACGCACAGATAGCATCATGAAATTAGATTTGGAGCATAGCAGTGGTGCAAGGATTATTTTCGAAGACAGTGCCAACATAATTTGGATAACCAATGAGCTACATGGCATTTTTAAACTGGTCCCCCATCGCAAATTCAAATCCATTGACAGTGATGAACTGACTGCACCAAATGAAATTGTTGCAGATAAACAAGGTGACATTCTAATAGCCAATTCAAACTCTAAGCTATTTAAATGGGATACGTCTGAACGCAAGTTAGAAGCTTTGACGAATGAAGTATTTAGCCAAGAATATGGATTTGACCCGAATAGATTGTTGGAACGTCCAGTATTGTATTTAGATAAAAGTAACATAGTATGGATTGCCCAAGATAATGGGTTAGCAATGTTTGACTTGAATACGAATGAACTTAAATTAATAACCTACCCTACAGATCAAAAAAACTATGAACAATTCAGAGAAATCAGAGCCCTGTCTGTTGATAAGCAAGGTAACCTCTGGATTGGTACGTATAAAAATGGCATCTACATCTACAATGTGAGTTTACAAAAGTTCAAACACTTGGGTGAGGAATATGGTTTGTCCCATCCGGAAGTACTCACGATCTATAAAGACAAATCTCAAAACATGTGGGTCGGTACTGGAGATGGCGTCAACCTTTGGCAAGACGAGCAGCAAACTTTCCTGTCATTTGTAAATAACAAGCAATCTTCGAATAGTTTACTGGGTAGTATTGTTCAAGATATCTATGAAACACACGATGGCAAAATTTGGATTGCAACTCAACAAGGTTTAAATCTTTACAAATTGTCTGAAAACCGCTTTGTGCACTTTAACACTAAAAATGGACTCCCCAGTAATTTGATCCGCTCTGTGTCAGATGACGAACAAGGCAATTTATGGCTAACAACAAATAAAGGGATTACAAAGTTTTCCCCCAGTTCGGGAAAAGTTGTCAACTTTGATAGTCAGAATGGCTTGTTAGGACTCAATTATTACCCTAATAGCCTGATCAAAGGTGACTTAAACTTATTATTCACTAATAGTCAAAGAGGTATTGAATATTTTAGCACTCGGGCACAACAAACCACTTTTAATGAGCCTTCTTTAGTCTTGACGGGGTTCAGTAAAATGGGACTACCGATACAGTTGGACAAGCCCTATTCTTATGTAACTGATATTTATGTCTCTTACTTAGACTATATCTTTTCTTTTGAGTTCTCCGTATTAGATTTTCATTCCCCAAACAAAAACCTATATGCCTATAAACTAGAGGGATATGATGATAATTGGATAGACATTGGTAATAGGAATACTGCTTCTTTCACTAATTTAGACGGTGGTACATACCAATTTAAAGTGAAGGCAACCAATAGTAGCGGTGAATGGGGAAGCAATATATTATCAGTGAATGTACATGTGTCACCTCCTCCATGGAAAACTTGGTGGGCGTATTCCATTTATACGTTTATCATTATTTCTAGCATTTTTTTAGTCGTTTACCTACGAACGAAGTTACAAAAAATAGAGATTAAAAGGCAAAAGCAATTTGTCGTTCAGCTCGAAAAGCAAGTATCCGAGAAAACGGCATCTTTAGAGACGCAGGCAAGAAAACTAGAAGGTGCGTTAAAAAAAGCAGAAGAAGCAACACGTTTAAAATCTGAATTTCTCGCTAACATGAGCCATGAAATTCGCACGCCAATGAATGGCGTGATAGGTATGTTAGAGCTTCTTAAAAATAGCGGATTAACGTCTGAGCAGTCCCATTCAGTTAATATTGCCAGCACTAGTGCGCATTCTTTGCTAACTCTTATCAATGATATTCTCGATTTTTCTAAAATTGAGGCTGATAAGCTTGAGCTTGAGTTTGTTGATTTCGACATTAGATTGCTACTTGAGCACTTATCAGAATCTATGGCCCTAGCGGCGCAAGAAAAAGGCGTCAGTATAATTCTTGATTTTGCGGACATACAAACTCCCATGGTGAAGTCTGATCCTGGGAGAATAAGGCAAATTATTACTAACATTGTCAGTAATGCAATTAAATTCACAGAACGTGGTGAGATTCTCATTACCGCATCAGTTCAACAAAGTAATACACCCTATCATTATGATTTTATTTGCAGCGTAAACGACACCGGAATTGGTATACCAAAGGAAAAACTCCCTACTCTATTCGACTCGTTCATACAGGTAGATGCATCAACAACTCGCAAGTATGGTGGTACAGGGTTAGGTTTAAGTATCACTAAAAAGCTATGTCAGTTACTTAATGGAGATATCACAGTCACAAGTACTGCGGGTGTCGGCAGCTGCTTTAAAGTACATTGTTTACTCAAGCAAAGCTATGAGGAGAATCCTAAAGCGGTTTCTCTGGCTCATATGAACATTACAGTCTTATTGGTAGACGCTATATCTTCCAGCAACCAAGCGATTAGAAAGCAATTAGAATTTTGGGGAGTAACAGTACTTGAGGCGTCTAATGCAGATCAAGCATTGAGGTTTATTGTACAGGCACCTGTAAATATTGTGCTGTTTAATAAAAGGTTACCAGGCTTAAGTGGCGAGTTAATGGCAATAGACATCAAGAAGAAAAATGAAGCAATTAAATTAGTCATGATGACTCGGCTGAATGAACAGTACGAAACGATAGAAAACTCGTCCATCAAACTAGATGGGTCTTATACGAAACCGACCACGAAAAATGACCTAATTAAAGCACTGGCTACGGTAAATAGTGATATTCAATCACTCATTCAAGATAAGGTAGAGCAAACATCGCCAACTCCAAACACACATAAATTTGCTCCCCAAACACGTGTCCTTTTGGTGGAAGATAATAAAGTTAATCAGATGGTTGCAATGCGTATACTAGACAATTTGGGCCTTACAACAGACGTTGCCGAAAATGGTGTAGAAGCGCTTAAAATACTTAAATCTGTAGATAAAGAACAAGGTGTATATTCGATAATTTTAATGGACTGCCAGATGCCACTAATGGATGGATATGAAACTACAAGAAATATAAGGGCTTCAAAAGTAGATGATCACACTGCCAAAATTCCAATCATTGCTATGACTGCAAATGCAATGCAAGGAGATAGAGAGAAGTGTCTCGAGGCTGGTATGGACGATTACATTACCAAACCAATTGAGACAGACAAAGTATGTGAAAAGCTAAGATATTGGTTAGAGAACAAAAGCAGCCGATCCGCTTAG
- a CDS encoding ABC transporter substrate-binding protein, which translates to MLSRFVCVLLLFLSFCGFAKPLKIEIVSDYNPSFGESPGDLATQLLLIIARNLNKEMSIEFVPASREREWRELKHHQNICLYNKVKTPERESMAVFVSFPLMAFPSNRLILRNKKFVSIEITLKKALAMDLRIGVTKGRSYGLEIDDFIKANADRMFVGEGNDSAFRLRQMLVQGRLDGIIEYSSVFVTDFPSEEVLKDISFHAIGDTKATIFGYIACSDSRIGRKAVDLFERTLQKSEIQDLIIEAHANLFLPQEEVFITNSLKKAFNITD; encoded by the coding sequence ATGCTGTCTAGATTTGTGTGTGTTTTATTGTTGTTTTTGTCTTTTTGCGGCTTTGCCAAACCATTAAAAATCGAAATTGTCTCTGACTACAACCCTTCATTTGGCGAATCGCCAGGAGACTTAGCTACCCAACTTTTACTTATCATTGCGCGTAATTTAAATAAAGAAATGTCAATAGAATTTGTTCCAGCGAGTAGGGAGAGGGAGTGGCGTGAGCTAAAGCATCATCAAAACATTTGCCTTTACAATAAAGTCAAAACCCCAGAACGTGAATCTATGGCTGTGTTTGTTTCATTTCCTCTGATGGCATTTCCTTCTAACCGCCTTATATTAAGAAATAAAAAGTTCGTATCTATTGAAATTACGCTTAAAAAGGCACTTGCTATGGACCTTCGCATTGGTGTTACGAAAGGACGTTCATATGGCCTTGAAATAGATGATTTTATCAAAGCAAATGCGGACAGAATGTTCGTGGGTGAAGGTAATGATAGTGCATTTAGATTGAGGCAAATGCTTGTACAGGGGCGGCTAGATGGGATCATTGAATATAGCTCTGTATTTGTGACAGATTTTCCATCTGAAGAGGTTTTAAAAGATATTTCATTCCACGCTATAGGTGATACGAAAGCGACAATTTTCGGTTACATTGCTTGTTCAGATTCGAGAATAGGAAGAAAAGCAGTAGATCTTTTTGAACGCACTTTACAAAAAAGTGAAATTCAAGACTTAATCATTGAAGCACACGCAAATTTGTTCCTTCCACAAGAAGAAGTGTTTATTACTAACTCTCTCAAAAAAGCGTTTAACATAACGGACTAA
- a CDS encoding DUF1804 family protein has product MAHPEDKKNAVRHSYVNELLALSVAAIKHTVADSTARRWKSEAKAAGDDWDLARASARKATGPAGEFTQDFIEEFTIQTNATFELIKQNEELSIDGRIKALNQLSDMYTKIMKLSGGNKSIEKRAVAADVMKKLASFVSKYHPDYAPQLVEILTAFGPQLSSMLDD; this is encoded by the coding sequence ATGGCACACCCAGAAGACAAAAAGAATGCGGTTAGACACAGCTATGTAAATGAGCTTTTGGCCTTATCAGTTGCTGCTATTAAACACACAGTCGCAGACAGCACTGCGAGGCGCTGGAAAAGCGAAGCCAAAGCCGCTGGTGATGACTGGGACCTAGCACGAGCATCCGCACGCAAAGCAACTGGTCCTGCAGGAGAGTTTACCCAAGACTTTATTGAAGAGTTTACCATTCAAACCAATGCGACCTTTGAGCTTATCAAACAAAATGAAGAGCTATCAATTGATGGCCGTATCAAAGCGTTAAATCAACTTAGCGATATGTACACAAAAATCATGAAGCTAAGCGGCGGTAATAAGTCGATTGAAAAACGTGCTGTTGCAGCGGATGTCATGAAAAAGCTAGCGAGTTTTGTATCCAAATACCACCCCGATTATGCACCACAATTGGTTGAGATCCTAACCGCTTTTGGCCCTCAATTAAGTAGTATGTTGGATGACTAA
- a CDS encoding tRNA-(ms[2]io[6]A)-hydroxylase, which translates to MFELKYHTPFEWTHNVMDDFVTFLQDHAAAEKKASGMAMSMLGHYPDRTKLVKAMADLAIEEMIHFKQVLKLINERGLVLGNDKQDPYIKKMRALFRQGSDEFLIDRLLVAAVIEARGHERFSLVAEALPEGKEKDFYVAIAKSEEKHKNLFVELGYEYFDKSVIDARLEEILIAEAQICESIPFTAALH; encoded by the coding sequence ATGTTTGAATTAAAATATCACACTCCTTTTGAGTGGACTCACAATGTAATGGATGATTTTGTTACATTTTTACAGGACCATGCTGCTGCAGAAAAAAAGGCATCAGGTATGGCTATGTCAATGTTGGGCCATTATCCAGATAGAACTAAATTAGTAAAAGCTATGGCAGATCTTGCGATTGAAGAAATGATCCACTTTAAACAAGTATTAAAGCTGATCAATGAGCGAGGCCTAGTACTTGGCAATGATAAACAAGATCCATATATAAAAAAAATGCGAGCTTTATTTAGACAAGGCAGCGATGAATTTTTAATTGATCGTCTACTTGTAGCAGCTGTCATTGAGGCTAGGGGCCATGAGCGATTCTCTTTGGTTGCAGAGGCTTTGCCAGAAGGCAAAGAAAAAGATTTTTATGTCGCGATTGCAAAATCTGAAGAAAAACATAAAAACTTATTTGTCGAGCTAGGTTATGAATATTTCGATAAATCAGTGATAGATGCCAGACTGGAAGAAATCTTAATTGCCGAAGCTCAAATATGTGAAAGCATACCATTTACAGCCGCATTGCATTAA
- a CDS encoding SIMPL domain-containing protein, with amino-acid sequence MRLLTAALSVFLSTSVLAGSIPDTPHLYVKGYSEVSIQPDTAIINVAINEKSKNLKDAKLNVDRIVSKALGIAKSFGVKGNHIHADQLNVYKQTRYNRGTNEEEFTGFKVSRNITLKLKNVEKYPELLQAFVDSGINQFNNTQFIVEEKAEIMKKLKQNAIKQAKLGAKELADGFGVKVGDLYSVSFSPMNVPVQPYARGKVMAAEAMNLQDSYSTGDTKLSAEVYAVYYISQ; translated from the coding sequence ATGCGTTTACTCACAGCTGCTTTATCTGTTTTCTTAAGTACTTCTGTTCTTGCAGGAAGTATTCCGGACACACCCCACCTATATGTTAAAGGATATTCTGAAGTATCTATTCAGCCTGATACTGCGATCATAAATGTCGCAATAAATGAAAAAAGCAAAAACCTAAAAGATGCTAAATTAAATGTCGATCGAATCGTTTCAAAAGCCTTGGGTATAGCGAAAAGCTTTGGTGTCAAAGGCAACCATATTCACGCAGATCAATTGAACGTTTATAAGCAAACTCGATATAACCGTGGGACAAACGAAGAAGAGTTTACAGGTTTCAAAGTATCGAGAAATATTACGTTAAAACTCAAAAATGTGGAGAAATATCCTGAATTGCTCCAAGCTTTTGTGGATAGTGGCATTAATCAATTTAACAATACGCAATTCATTGTTGAAGAAAAAGCAGAGATTATGAAAAAACTAAAACAAAATGCTATCAAACAAGCCAAATTAGGAGCAAAAGAGCTAGCCGATGGGTTTGGTGTAAAAGTAGGCGACTTGTATTCAGTGTCTTTTTCGCCGATGAATGTACCTGTACAGCCTTATGCAAGAGGAAAAGTCATGGCTGCAGAAGCGATGAACTTACAGGATTCATACAGTACAGGTGATACTAAACTCAGTGCTGAAGTTTATGCCGTGTACTATATCAGCCAATAG
- a CDS encoding glycoside hydrolase family protein: MEKLKKQLIGHEGYEHTVYVCSGGYRSIGVGRNLEQRGLTDDEINYLLNNDIAYFTAQVEKHIDTSKCNPARKAVLINMAFNLGIHGLLAFKKTIAAIERGDWDKAVIEMFDSRWAVQVGERADQLAEQMKTGEWYDA, translated from the coding sequence ATGGAAAAACTAAAAAAACAACTAATCGGCCATGAAGGATACGAACATACAGTGTATGTTTGCTCTGGTGGCTATCGATCGATAGGTGTTGGCAGGAACCTTGAGCAAAGAGGCCTGACTGACGACGAAATCAATTACTTGCTTAACAACGATATCGCTTATTTTACTGCCCAAGTCGAAAAGCACATTGATACCTCAAAATGTAACCCCGCCCGCAAAGCTGTTCTGATAAACATGGCCTTTAATCTTGGCATTCATGGCTTGTTAGCTTTTAAAAAAACCATTGCTGCCATAGAGCGCGGTGATTGGGACAAAGCTGTAATTGAAATGTTCGATAGCCGCTGGGCCGTGCAAGTTGGAGAACGAGCAGATCAGTTAGCCGAGCAGATGAAAACGGGGGAATGGTATGACGCCTGA
- a CDS encoding MAPEG family protein: MFSGLFAAICTLLYIKLSFNVIKLRKSHQVGIGDAGHKDLQSSIRAHANFIEYTPLAVILIFTLEYQLIGELFLIPLAVLFLVGRLLHAKALYTANLKLRVAGMGCTFLSLIVMALINIYLYFL, from the coding sequence ATGTTTAGCGGTCTATTTGCTGCCATTTGTACGCTTTTGTATATCAAACTCAGTTTTAATGTAATAAAATTAAGGAAATCTCACCAGGTTGGTATTGGGGATGCAGGTCACAAAGATTTGCAGTCTAGTATTCGTGCTCATGCAAATTTTATCGAGTATACCCCTCTCGCTGTTATTCTTATTTTTACACTTGAATATCAATTGATTGGAGAACTATTCTTAATACCACTTGCGGTACTTTTTTTAGTCGGAAGGCTGTTACATGCCAAAGCCTTGTACACGGCTAATTTAAAGCTAAGGGTAGCCGGCATGGGGTGTACCTTTTTATCACTAATAGTAATGGCATTGATAAATATCTATTTATACTTTTTATGA